The genome window accatGAAGAACAGGGCTGAGGAAGCAGCTCACAGCCCTGGACAACTTGCCCTGGGACTTGCCCATCCTCGGTGTCACCAGGATTATCAGCTCTGCCATAAACTTCATGTACTTTTAATAAGAAAGACTAATGGGGTGAGGGAAACTCCAGCAACTCTTGGAAGTTTGCAGTTTGTTGCCAGATATGATagagttaaaaataatctaggTTTGGAGGCACCTTCTGCCCTCTCAATAGCTGCACTAACCAGGCTGCAGCTTGTTCTGCTCATTTGGTTATCAAGCCCACTCCAAAGTTGCACAGCCAGTGCCAGGGATGGTTTTTGCTGTGAGCTgcttcccctcccacctcctggggtttttgtttgggttttctttttgcttggtttgttggtttggtttctttggtttggtttgttttttttcctcttccaggtGTTTGTAATGAAACTTTTCAAAGAGAGTTGCCTTCTCTTTGCCTTCCTTGCTTTTGGTTTAAGTTCTATTTTGATTGGAGTTTTCTGCCTTAGTAAGGAGGGCTTTTCAGTTTCAGCATCCCTGAGCTTTGTTTGCCTAGACATCAAAGTCCCTAATGGAGTCAGATGTTTTAGCTAACGAGGGCTTTTGTCTTCCACAAGGTTGGCAGAGGTGGCTTTTTGTAAATCAGATGCACTGTTAAAATTCAATATCCATCCTGGtatatgaaaagaaatacagcttttggCCAAAATCTCTCTTAGTGTTTGCCTAgctctgtttatttttggtGTCATACTCTTTCCTGCTTTAATGCTATCCAATATTTCTGAAATTGTAAAGATAGTTCCTGTTGATAAGGATTCTCCTTACGGCTCCAGAATCTTTacaagaaaacatgttttaacaatttgtgggtttttttgtatattgCATTTACTGTACCCTCCATAGCACTTTCACTGCATGGCTCCCCTGTCTTTAGGCCAAGAGGATTTCTCTTTCCTAAGTGGTCTGAAACTGTCAAACTTCTTCTTAGTTACTTGTCTAGTTTGTGGGTGGCACTGGCAGAGCAGATCGTTTTGCCGTTCTGCTCCAAAAATATATTCTTGTTCTTAATAATTCAATATATGATTGTGTATGTGAAGGagcatttcaattaaaaaaaaatataaatgtatatggATATCTGTATATGTTAAGAATTATTGGAGTTGGCAGAGTCTGGGAAtggaatggaaaaaacaaaaccctttagGATTTGGGTTATGGGCAGCTAAGGTGTGGAGCTATGACACCAGATCAAAGCTTGCCATGGTGACCTGTAGGATCCTCTCCTAACGTTGTATATGAACTGCTGCTAAATGTCTGTTCGAGTCCACGCGTTGTACAAACGACAGGTGTACTAACTGTGTCACTGTATTGATGCTGAATGTACAATCTCTGCTCAAGTCCTGCCGAGCCAGTTTCAGGGAAGGGAAGTTCTGAAAAAACGGGATATCGAGCTCAAAGGAACTCTGGATGGGAACTGTCCGGatgccccgcccgccccgccgagccccAAGGTAAACGGCAGCTCCCTAAATGTCTGGAGATGTCTGTGGTTCACCATGTTCTCTTTAGTGGGAATTGGAAGGAGACCATGGGCCCGTCCACGGACCGCACAGGACgatctctgctccctgcaggttTCTTGGACTGTCCCACCCAGCTCCTTGCGTTGCTTCGAAGGTGGTAACGTACCCGCGGCACCTTAACGTCTCCGGGAGCAGCCCGACCTCTGTCCTCTCGCATTGCCCCTCGTTCCCAAGGGGCCTCTTCCAGTAACGCACCCGTGCTCTTGGAATTTGGGAGAGGCACCTCCAACACTCATCCACATGGTAGCTTTCCTGAGGGAGGACGGACTACTAAACATGCCCATGTTCTAGTGGGGTCTAGGTGTCTTCCTCCAGCGGATACACCCAATCTCTCAGGTTAACTATTGCTTGCTGCAAGTTGCCAGACTCCAGCCTCCAACGGCCCATCCAGCCTGTGCAAAGACAGTCAAGTTGACCATTTTCAATCCCTCGCGCTCCcgctgtttttcttctctctaatGAAAAGGTTTTCATTAGAAATTAATATGACACTTTGTCCTGTGtgtgccccccccccaccccccggtgtttgttttttactgtcGGATGATGCATTGGAAACGAGTTTGCTTGTAcattttctctgatgaaaaaaaaaaacgtgGTCCCAGTGCAGTCATGATTTCAGGGTGATTAAAATGTTATCAAACACAACAAGCTGGAAGATTGATTTGCTTTCAATAAATATTATTGTTAGTAAAGGTGGCTTGCCTTGAACTAGCTGTGAGGCTGCTGACTCTTGGTGAGAaattccttccccccccccccatctgcTAGCTGCCTAGGTCTGTCCTGAGTTAATTAAATAGGttattgttttaaatgttcattttgTTCCGGGGACTGCACTTGATAATGTTCAACACTGTAGCAGATTCCTctgtaatttgtaattttatctTCTGGATCCTTTCCTCACttaatttattcttaatttatACTGCTAAAATGTACTGACACAGACTCAAGATCTGTGTTACTGATGGTGTTGGAAAGGAGCAGATTCTGGTTTTGCAGTAGGTCGCCTTGTTCTGGCTACAGCATTCATGGCTTACAATTATGTTTTACTGTCTGTAGCccccaggagcaggaaaaaaaacaaacaaacaagtttttcattattttatgagTGTAAGTAGCACCCACTTGTTCTGCCTGTTCTGGGCACATGTCTGTCTCCTTCCCAAAAACTTTGGATAAAGGCAGAGGAACTGATGATGCTGCAGGTAAAGAACTGCAAATTCTGCCAGGGTGAagtatatatatagagagagagagtgtgtgtgtgtgtgtgtgtgtgtgtgtgtgtgtgtgtgtgtacacacttAGAAATAGAATCCCTGTGCTCAGTGGAAGGTTGAGCACAAGCACATCTGAACTATGTGAGAGGGACAGGCATGAATCTCCATAGCGAAGCAGCCCTTACCTCTCTGTTCCCTGAGATGATCACACGTTCAGAGGTCTGATCATAGGAAGAACATTAACTGGCAAGTAGCTCTGCTTACCTTACCGTTCATTTATTGCTGCATCattacaggcttggggaagaggggctggaaagtgtctggcagaaaaagacctggggtTTCTAAtgatatgagccagcagtgtgcccaggtggccaagaaagcccatggcatcctggcctgtattagaaatagtgtgaccagcagaagtagagaggtgattgtccccctgtcctcagcactggtgaggccacacctggagtgttgtgtccagttttgggcacctcaattcaagagagatctcgaggtgctggagcaaggacagaggagggcaaggaagctggggaagggcctggagaatcagTCTTATaaagaacgcttgaaggagctgggaatgtgtagtctgaggaagaggaggctgaggggagacctcatcagtctctacaactacctgaaaggtcattgtagagaggctggtgctggtctcttctcacaggtgatcagtgacagaacaagagggaagcTGCACTAGGGCAGGGTTAGACTGaacagtagggaaaaaaatgttcacagcaagagtggttagagactggcacaggctgcccagggaggtggtggagtcaccatccctggtgtgttgaagggtggtttggatgtggtgttggtggatgtggtttaggggagacctttgcagagcagggatgatggttggactcgggaatcccaaggggcttttccaacctgaatggttctatgaatctatgattctatgatttccaaAAACCCATTAGGATGAGGAGAGTTGCACTTCCCACCATGTCTGAGtgtgcagcagcaaaggctggaAAGGCaaagctggggagcaggacagagaGCCCAGGCACAGGGGCTGGAGTACAAGGATCTAGTTGACTTGCAGGTGAGTTGCTTCTTTCAAatctaaacaaaaccaaacagaacatACAGAACACCCCAACTACTTGTTTTAACCTGATAGCTCTGGCTCAGTGAGGGTTTTCTTTGTAGCATCACTATGCAAACATGTCATATGGTGGTTCTGGAGCTGTGCCCAACTCGCTGCATCGGTCTGAAAGCCTGTATTTGTTGTTCATCAAATGGTTACTACATGTTTTGATGCCGTGTCCCCGAGTTGCTTTTTAAGCTTTTGCTGCCTCTTAGTGGCTTTTGGGTTGCACAGTGGCCTGGATGGGCATGTAGCTAGAAGCAACTTCAATAATCAGTTGATTATTGAAATCAGGTGCCCCAGGTGCTTCAGCATCCTTGAAATGCACCTTCTCCTGGGGGTTTCTGAAACAGGGATGCAAAACATGAAGTCAAGCACCTGGGACCAGCCAAAACCACCCAGTGACTCCAGCACGGGGCTTTGGACACCCCTTGGTGTTGCTTTCAAGCACAAACCACTGGAGACTAAACTTGGGGTTCATGCAGAACGAAGCTCAGTCCTCACCCCCCGGCCAGCAATCCAAGCAGGTAGGATCTGCCCTTGCCCACCCGCTCGGGTCAACGCCAGCTGCGTTATTTGGGcatccctgaggagcagcagcaacgCTCGTCCCCTCTTTCCCCTCCCATCTCGGGAAGAACTTGGGGGGCCGCCGTAAATCGCCTCTCAGACCCTGCCCGGGGGGGCGGGAAGAGGAAAACGCCCCCGCCGCTCCCACCGGCTGTACTTCCCGGTGTCGCCAGCAGGCGGCAGCAGGGAGCCGCCCGGCACGGCccgcgggggcggccccgggagcAGCGGGTCCTTCTGGTTTGGGAAAGACCTTCGAGATCGTCGAGTCCAACCGCGACCTCTCCCGGATCCAGGCCTTAAACCACGTCCCTCAGTGCCGCATCGACTTGTCCTTtaaacacctgcagggatgAGGATccagccacttccctgggcagcagttTAATCACCCTCCCAGCGCGGAATCTCCGTCCCGCACCCTCCCCTGGCACATCTGGAGCCCGTTGCCACCCATTCTGCGGCTGTACCTCCCGGGTGAGGCGAGGCTTTCCTCCCAACACTGGCTGGAGTTGTCTGTATGTTTGTAAATAATTCCTTGCTTGGAAGCAATTTCGGATGGAAATTTGGGAAAAGGCAGTTGCAGAGTGTGCAAACCAAGAGAGCTGGGTGTGGTTGTGAGGGACCAGGATGCTCCAAACTGGCTTCACCTCCAGTcctgtgcccagttctgggctcctcacttcaagaaggatcttgaggtgctggagcaggtccagaggagagaatgaggctggtgaagggactagagggaaaatcTTATAGGgacagactgagggagctggggttgtttagcctggaggagactcaggggggaccttctcactctcttcaactacctgaagggaggttgtgctcaggtgggggctgggttttttttccaggcaaccagcaacaagacaagagggcctggcctgaaggTGCACCAGGGgcatttaggttggatattaggaagcatttcctcatgggaagggtgatcagacatgggaatggactgcccagggaagtggtggaggcaccgtccctggaggtgttcaaggaaaggctggaggtggcacttagtgccatggtctggctgatgtggtgttaggtcataggctggacttgatgagcTTAAAGCTCATGATGGGGCTCATGTAACAGGTCCTGATGGGGCTCGTGATGCGAGGGCAGCAGGTTCCCTCTTTCCAGAGCACTGAGCACATTgactttgttttcctcagagCTGAGCTTGGCTCAGTGCAAGGCCCTGAGGACAAATAAGGCTAATTACATCCGTAAGTGctgcttttggttttaaaatgttttgctttctcatgCAGTGTCCTTGGTTGAAGTGTTTGTGCCCCAGCTTTACATCAATCAAGACCTGAGcaaactgcagcagccagcaccaaTTAGGCACATCAGGGTCTGGCAGTGGAGCCCCAGTACCtgccccctcacccccccaggctgctgctgctgtgcagctctccCAGGCAGCATCTTTATTCTCCCTGATTATTTGTGTACACAAATTAAGAGGCAGCATCTCGCAGCCATTCGATGGGATGTGTTACATGATGTGGAACAGAACTGGAGGGATCACACAGAGCTCTTCTCCAGTGGGGGGGTGACGTGGGTGAGCATGGGGACAGGGCTAGTTGTCTGCTCTGGAGTGAAAAAGTTCAGctgtggggggggggaatgggaaggcagagggaagggaaagagaagagttGCAATGAGATGTTCAGGATCTTTCTGGTGTTTGGGGGATGAAAAGAGCAGCCCTTGGTTCTGCCCGTCGACAGGTGAAGTTTTCTGCAATGTCTCTGTAGAAATGCAGCACCAGAGGCCTCAGCACCAGccaggaggggggggggtgtccccGTGTGTGTCTCTCCAGCCTCCCAGAGATGGGTTTGGAAGagcaagtgctgctgcctgggatgCCATCTTGGGGACAGCAGTCTCATGCCCATGTGTGGCTCACTGGGGACAGAGGCTTTTCCCTGGATCCTGTGCCCTGGTATGTTACAGCAGCCTCTGGCTAAGGGAGAATCCAGCCCCTGGCAGGCCCTGATTGCCCTCAGGCCACAGTCACTGGCATCCCCCCCTCTACACGCTGGATCTCCTGTGTGCTGGAGggcttccagcagctgctctggaggTGAGAGCCCCTTCCTCCACTGTGCCCCTGACCCACAGGCTGCAAGTGCCCAGGGTCACAGTTAAAGCCTCAGCCAAgcactgcagggcagagctgagccaggGCAGACCTGGAAGGATGTTTGGAGGGATCCTGCCCTCCCCAGGCTTTCCCCTGAAACCTTGGCACAAAGCAGCTCCCCTAACTGCCCTCTCCTCctgggaagggaagcagaaggaagggcAAATCGTGCTCCTCTCATTAGgtgtgtgcctgcagcaggTGAGCAGGGACAGCTCTAGCCAGCCCGTGTGCATGGCTTGCTCTGTCCCAGCTGCACCCAAGCTCACCTGCCCGGGCTCAGCCCCCACACCGCAGGGACTCTGTGCTCAGtagctgtgctgggggctggggaggaaaagcCGTTTCACCTGCTGCCACTTGTTGAAAGAAAATGCGCTGCAGGTGTTTAGTTCTTCACCTCACCACATGGTACAGAGACACAGGTAGGAACCAAGCCAGTCAGAGGGCTTTACCTCTCCTGCACGACCCAGCTCCCCTGGGACTGCCCTtagctgcatttttctgctaAAGCAGAGGCTGGACACAGGCTGCACCCCCACATCTCAAACCTGCGTATTTTTAGCCCCACTCAGCACACGTGCAGTGGGGTCACTTCTTGCCCTGTCCCATTGCTGGACTCTCAGCTCAACAACGTGCCCGGGCAGCCCCTGGGGCAGGGCTCACACCAGCCCTGAGGACAACACTGGGTCTGGCAAAGCTCTCTCCTCCGGGCCGGGCACCAAGGGGCTCTTGGCACGCtgctttatttgcatttttggtATCACAGCTGCCCCGCAACGGCTGAggctccaggctgctgccccctgccctgcatCCTGCCCTCAGCCACCGGGAGAACACCTCTGCAGCgctcctgtcctgctggatTCCCCGCGTGGCAAAGGTCTGGCAAAGCCCAGCTCCCATGCTGTGTCCCCCCATGGCCCAAGCTTGCGAACCCCAACGTAGGTGACCCCAGCTCAGCAGCGCCTGCACCAGCATCTCTAGTGAGTCTTGCGAAGACCCACAAAACCCGCAAAGCCCCCcggagcggggaggggggggcatGTGGGGGTGGGACCCGGCCCGCTGGTACCGCCGGGAGCtggtgggggtgggagggcTGTATAAGGCAGGCAGGCATTGGGTGTGtggcctgtgctgctgggtcAGCTCCTCCAATGGCTCCACTCATTGCTGGAGCCCCGCGCTGCGGGGGCAGCGGGAGGTGGGCACGTGGAGAGGACCCTGGCACCTCCCGCACCTCGGGCTGCAGCTCCCGCGTCTTGGTCTTGGCACCTTCTTCCGTCTCCACCATCTCAGCCTTCGCGTCTTCTGCATCTCAGGCTCTTGCGTCTGTCgcagctgcagcatctctgcaccagtgctgctgtaccCTGCAGGTCTTGGGGCGGGGGCTGGCGGGGAGCAGGGGTCCTGGCCCAcccgggctgcccagggagggtggtGGGGCACGAGGAGCCTCTCCCCAGGGTGATTCGGGGTGTGGGGGGAAGGCTGTTGGGAAGGCTGCACCGTTtgcagccctgtccccatccagccatggcagggaggtgatGGGCACAGGGTGGCCTGGGTGATGGGCAGGGACAAGGTGCAGCATCACCTGGGGCTGCACCCAGCGTGCCCATGGCTGCGGTGGGCAGGGGGCCACCCCCTTGGATCAGCGGCCAAAAGTGAACTGCCCTCCTGTTTCGGTCCCCCTGGGCAGGACCCCAGGTTTCCCCAGTAAAGGGCTCTGCCCTGAGTCCTGCTCCCTGTGTTCCCGAGGCGCTGGGTGAGGAGCAGCCACATGGCTTGGCAGAGCGTCGTGGTGGCAGCACCAGGGTATGTGGCTGCAAGCAGGAGAGCAGTGAGGACAACCCAGCCCATGGCaatcctgcctgcaccccccagctgcctgccagcccccccACTCCTGCCCCCAGCCTTATCCTGCACCAGGCTCCTGGAGGAGGCTTTCACCTGCCTGGAGGTCACTGTCATTGCACCAAGGCCCACAGGGGATGTGGCAGCTTGGGACCCCACGGGGAGGTTGGGCTCTCCCTGCTGGCACCTTCTCCTCCTTTGCCTGGtttgggaaggggctgggatCACTGGATGTGATCCTGCACCTATTGTAGGGCTGGGCTTCTTAAAGCTGGGGACCCCAGATTGCCCAGTTCCATTGAATCTGGAGCAGGATGGATGACATTAATCCACTTTAAAGCTTTAATATCCTTATTTATTGTGGTTGTGGGGCTGCTGAGCAGGTTAAATGCTCGTTACAGCAGGGATGGGCTGTGTGAGGGGAGAGTAAAGCAGGGCAGTGCATGCTGAAGCACAGCAAATACTGCCCTTCTGTGCTCCTCTCCCACTCCCTTTATTACCTCCTTTTAATGTGTTTATGGTTTTTATGTCACTGGATCAGCTGCCTTCTAATGGCTGTTGTTCTTTTCTGTACTTGGACGTGAGAaaagctggtttatttttagttaCTCATGCTTGGTAAAAACTGTAGTGGTTAAATTGTCAGGAAAATTGGAACACCAAGTGTCCTGACACTTCCAggggaggctggagagctggggaggctTCAGATAGTGATGGAGCATGGAAGAGGGAAAGCAAACACAGTGATAAGGGGTATGGGCACTGATATCAGGCACTGCAGCATttgaagcagaggagaaagaaaggcagacCTGTCCCAGCTCCACTTTGCAACCAGGTGTTTATTGGGGgtgcttaaaaacaaacaaaacaaaaagaaaaaccaaaataagAGAAAACCAGAGAGAGGCACAGACTGCCCGGTCACATGCTGGGTGTGAGGTACCAAACCAGAACTACTTTGGACACTGGATCTGTTGGTGGAGCCAGGAGGTTGTTGGTGCGAGCGCTGGTGGGACCCACGGGAGACCCCAGAGAGCGGCACCGGGGACGCggtggggctgcctgggggtCCACACCTGCCTTCTGATGCATGCAGCCCAAACCTCTTGTTTGTCCCACTTCCTAGCACCCCAgaagctgcctgcctgctcgCCTGCAAGCTCACCAGGGTGGTGATGccacctgctgcctgccccatgGCCGTGTCCCAGGTAAACCTCCTGCTTTCCGGGAACTCTCCCCTCCAGCACCCacatcccccccaccccaggtcCCTCCACCTCATCATCTCCAACTCTCACCAGTCCCAGCAGGCTgggtggggaagagaagggaaggtgTGGGAGGCAGCAAGGTTGGTTTTGGCTTCTCCCCACTCAGCCCACCTGAGTTTCCAGCCGCTGCCTTCCCCCGGCCCGGGCGGGCGGCTCAGCACACGGAGCAGCTGTTGGTCTTGTTCATGGGAGGCCTCAGCACCTGCTCCTTGGGCAGCGTCTCCCTCCTCTTGCAGAGCGCCGGGCTGAGCCGGCTGGGCAGGTTGGCTTGTTGCAGCAGCtccttgaagacctccaggaCGTTCTCGTTGTCCTTGGCCGATGTTTCCATGAAGCGGCTGTTCCAGTCCAGCTCCACCAGCGACAGGGCGTCCTCTGCCGGCACCTGCCGCTCGCTGCCGCTCTCCGCCTTGTTGCCCACCACCACGATGGGAGGGGACTTGTCCTCCTTCACCTCCAGGATCTCCTCCCGCAGGCTCTTGACGCTCTCGAAGGATTCGGCATCATCGACAGCGTAGACCAGGGCGAAAGCGTCGCTGTTCTGGATCGAGAGCTTCCTCATGGCGGGGAAGGAGTAGCTGCCGCTGGTGTCCAGGATTTCCACCTTGAG of Apus apus isolate bApuApu2 chromosome 17, bApuApu2.pri.cur, whole genome shotgun sequence contains these proteins:
- the LOC127391620 gene encoding GTP-binding protein Rhes-like translates to MSPVVKEKNHVRLVFLGAAGVGKTALIRRFLMDTFEPKHRRTVEELHSKEYEVSGATLKVEILDTSGSYSFPAMRKLSIQNSDAFALVYAVDDAESFESVKSLREEILEVKEDKSPPIVVVGNKAESGSERQVPAEDALSLVELDWNSRFMETSAKDNENVLEVFKELLQQANLPSRLSPALCKRRETLPKEQVLRPPMNKTNSCSVC